From Micromonospora sp. NBC_01699, a single genomic window includes:
- a CDS encoding metallopeptidase family protein gives MVSVPVEMSRERFEELVGEALDEVPAELLRLMSNVVILVEDHSPPDGPELLGLYEGHALTSRGWDYAGVLPDRIFIYRYPILRICHDDDEVVEEIAVTVVHEIAHHFGIDDERLHALGWG, from the coding sequence ATGGTGAGCGTGCCGGTCGAGATGAGCCGCGAGCGTTTCGAGGAGCTGGTCGGCGAGGCACTGGACGAGGTGCCCGCGGAGCTGCTCCGGCTGATGAGCAACGTCGTGATCCTGGTCGAGGACCACTCGCCCCCGGACGGTCCCGAGCTGCTCGGCCTCTACGAGGGCCACGCGCTGACCAGCCGGGGCTGGGACTACGCGGGCGTCCTGCCGGACCGGATCTTCATCTACCGCTACCCGATCCTGCGCATCTGCCACGATGACGACGAGGTGGTCGAGGAGATCGCGGTCACCGTCGTGCACGAGATCGCGCACCACTTCGGCATCGACGACGAGCGCCTGCACGCTCTCGGCTGGGGCTGA
- the serS gene encoding serine--tRNA ligase — MIDLRLLRDEPETVRASQRARGESESVVDDLLRADEQRRAAVGRFEALRAEQKQLGKQMPRATGDERTALLARTKELSPEVKAAEAAVTDAEAALHRAQFAVPNVVQQGAPPGGEDDYVVLREVGERPAIDNPRDHLEIGEALRAIDMERGAKVSGSRFYFLTGVGALLQLGMLQLAIAQAVEYGFIPAITPALVKPESMEGTGFLGAHASEVYRLDADDIFLVGTSEVPLAAYHSEEILKLDDEPLRYAGWSSCFRREAGSYGKDTRGIMRVHQFDKVEMFSYCRPEQAADEHLRLLAWEEEMLAKVEIPYRVIDVAAGDLGSSAARKFDCEAWVPSQGRYREVTSTSNCTSFQARRLHVRYRDADGKPQFAATLNGTLATTRWLVPILENHQQPDGSVRVPKALQPYLGGRDVLEPS; from the coding sequence GTGATTGACCTGCGTCTGCTTCGCGACGAACCGGAAACCGTCCGTGCCAGCCAGCGTGCCCGTGGCGAGTCCGAGTCGGTCGTCGACGACCTGCTCCGCGCCGACGAGCAGCGGCGGGCCGCGGTCGGCCGCTTCGAGGCACTGCGGGCCGAGCAGAAGCAGCTCGGCAAGCAGATGCCCAGGGCCACCGGGGACGAGCGGACCGCGCTGCTGGCGCGTACGAAAGAGCTTTCCCCCGAGGTGAAGGCGGCCGAGGCGGCCGTCACGGACGCCGAGGCGGCCCTACACCGGGCGCAGTTCGCGGTTCCGAACGTGGTCCAGCAGGGCGCACCGCCCGGCGGCGAGGACGACTACGTCGTGCTGCGCGAGGTCGGCGAGCGGCCGGCGATCGACAACCCCCGCGACCACCTCGAAATCGGGGAGGCGTTGCGGGCGATCGACATGGAACGCGGCGCCAAGGTCTCGGGCAGCCGGTTCTACTTCCTGACCGGGGTGGGAGCGCTGCTCCAGCTCGGCATGCTCCAGCTCGCCATCGCCCAGGCGGTCGAGTACGGCTTCATCCCGGCCATCACCCCGGCGCTGGTCAAGCCGGAGTCGATGGAGGGCACCGGCTTCCTCGGCGCGCACGCCAGCGAGGTCTACCGGCTCGACGCCGACGACATCTTCCTGGTCGGCACGAGCGAGGTGCCGCTGGCCGCGTACCACTCGGAGGAGATCCTGAAGCTGGACGACGAGCCGCTGCGCTACGCCGGCTGGTCGTCCTGCTTCCGCCGGGAGGCCGGCTCGTACGGCAAGGACACCCGCGGCATCATGCGGGTGCACCAGTTCGACAAGGTCGAGATGTTCTCCTACTGCCGGCCCGAGCAGGCCGCCGACGAGCACCTGCGGCTGCTGGCCTGGGAAGAGGAGATGCTGGCCAAGGTCGAGATCCCGTACCGGGTGATCGACGTGGCCGCCGGCGACCTCGGGTCGAGCGCCGCCCGCAAGTTCGACTGCGAGGCGTGGGTGCCCTCGCAGGGGCGCTACCGGGAGGTCACCTCGACCTCGAACTGCACCAGCTTCCAGGCCCGGCGGTTGCACGTCCGCTACCGGGACGCGGACGGCAAGCCGCAGTTCGCCGCCACGCTCAACGGCACGCTCGCGACCACCCGGTGGCTGGTGCCGATCCTGGAGAACCACCAGCAACCGGACGGTTCGGTACGGGTCCCCAAGGCCCTCCAGCCGTACCTCGGCGGCCGGGACGTGCTCGAACCAAGCTGA
- a CDS encoding OsmC family protein, translated as MPIRTASARWQGNLTEGSGTIRTGNGGLEGNYSFQSRFQEGEGTNPEELIGAAHAGCFSMAFSKGLADAGFTPTSVETTAKVHLDKTDAGFAVTRIDLETVGDVPGIDEAEFQKLAEGAKANCPISRLLSPGAEISLVASLSA; from the coding sequence ATGCCTATCCGTACCGCTTCCGCCCGCTGGCAGGGCAACCTGACCGAAGGTTCCGGCACGATCCGCACCGGCAACGGCGGACTCGAAGGGAACTACTCATTCCAGTCCCGGTTCCAGGAGGGCGAGGGGACCAACCCGGAGGAGCTGATCGGCGCGGCTCACGCCGGCTGCTTCTCGATGGCCTTCTCGAAGGGCCTGGCCGACGCCGGCTTCACCCCCACCTCGGTGGAGACCACGGCAAAGGTCCACCTCGACAAGACCGACGCGGGTTTCGCCGTCACCCGGATCGACCTCGAAACCGTCGGGGACGTCCCGGGCATCGACGAGGCCGAGTTCCAGAAGCTGGCCGAGGGCGCCAAGGCGAACTGCCCGATCTCCCGGCTGCTCTCTCCGGGCGCCGAGATCTCCCTGGTCGCCAGCCTCTCCGCCTGA